A section of the Candidatus Polarisedimenticolaceae bacterium genome encodes:
- a CDS encoding rhodanese-like domain-containing protein, giving the protein MAEPLVVPQISRQELLRRLYDPSLTIVNALARSAWEAARIPGSLSLPVSEIPTKAGEVLPDKNADIAVYCASPT; this is encoded by the coding sequence ATGGCCGAGCCGCTCGTCGTTCCCCAGATCTCCCGGCAAGAGCTGCTCAGGCGCCTCTACGACCCGTCGCTGACGATCGTCAACGCGCTGGCGCGTAGCGCATGGGAGGCGGCGCGGATCCCGGGCTCGCTGTCGCTGCCGGTCTCGGAGATCCCCACGAAGGCCGGCGAGGTCCTGCCCGACAAGAACGCCGACATCGCGGTCTACTGCGCCAGCCCCACCTGA
- a CDS encoding 4-hydroxy-3-methylbut-2-enyl diphosphate reductase, with translation MGEPRYTNRGFGLKQVIGGQVVRDYASPLVDRMRTEGFKLEAGDLTFHLAQEFGFCYGVDRAVEYAYETREKFPDRTIHITGEIIHNPRVNGRLTEMGIRFLDDKTVDELGAEDVVLLPAFGVTVPTMERLRRAGCVVVDTTCGSVLNVWKNVERYAKDGYTSLIHGTWSHEETRATASRAGRYVIVRDMDEAEVVARMIEHGGDSAAFLERFRHAVSPGFDPAVHLERLGCANQTTMLSSESLAVAARVRRAVATRHGEDEAKLRFRAFDTICSATQERQDALRALVSGTPLDLLLVIGGYNSSNTTHLLEIGIEHGLPTFHIQDASCLEGLDALRHQPLHRKAEAVAPGWLAPGRRTIGVTAGASTPNAEIERVIRRVATLRGAALPDA, from the coding sequence ATGGGCGAGCCCCGCTACACCAACCGCGGCTTCGGCCTCAAGCAGGTCATCGGCGGCCAGGTCGTCCGCGACTACGCGAGCCCGCTCGTCGACCGGATGCGCACTGAGGGGTTCAAACTCGAAGCGGGCGATCTCACGTTCCATCTCGCGCAGGAGTTCGGCTTCTGCTACGGCGTCGACCGTGCCGTCGAGTACGCTTACGAGACGCGCGAGAAGTTTCCCGACCGGACGATCCACATCACCGGCGAGATCATCCACAACCCTCGCGTCAATGGTCGCCTGACGGAGATGGGCATCCGCTTCCTCGATGACAAGACGGTGGATGAGCTGGGCGCCGAGGACGTCGTCCTTCTCCCCGCCTTCGGCGTCACGGTGCCGACGATGGAGCGCCTCCGCCGCGCGGGCTGCGTCGTCGTCGACACGACGTGCGGGTCGGTGCTCAACGTCTGGAAGAACGTCGAGCGCTACGCCAAGGACGGTTACACGTCGCTGATCCACGGGACGTGGAGCCACGAGGAGACGCGCGCGACCGCGTCACGCGCCGGCAGGTACGTCATCGTCCGCGACATGGACGAGGCGGAGGTCGTCGCGCGGATGATCGAGCACGGCGGCGACTCCGCCGCGTTCCTCGAGCGGTTCCGCCACGCGGTCTCGCCCGGGTTCGATCCCGCAGTCCACCTCGAGCGGCTCGGCTGCGCCAACCAGACGACGATGTTGTCGAGCGAGTCGCTCGCCGTCGCCGCGCGGGTGCGGCGGGCGGTCGCCACGCGCCACGGCGAGGACGAGGCGAAGCTGCGCTTTCGCGCCTTCGACACGATCTGCTCGGCGACGCAGGAGCGGCAAGACGCGCTTCGCGCCCTTGTCTCCGGCACGCCGCTCGACCTCCTCCTCGTGATCGGCGGGTACAACTCGTCGAACACGACGCACCTCCTCGAGATCGGCATCGAGCACGGCCTGCCGACGTTCCACATCCAGGACGCGTCGTGCCTCGAGGGGCTCGATGCCTTGCGGCACCAGCCGCTCCACCGCAAGGCGGAAGCGGTTGCGCCGGGCTGGCTCGCGCCGGGGCGCCGGACGATCGGCGTGACGGCGGGCGCGTCGACGCCCAACGCCGAGATCGAGCGCGTCATCCGGCGCGTCGCCACGCTCCGCGGCGCCGCGCTCCCCGACGCCTGA
- a CDS encoding ion channel encodes MGLLQEMGYTRVRAFDGGMAEWSEAGLPVDRGAELPRAPHAASPFVASVRSAQQRRPRPLAITETVPRSWTVKRLLVTWLAINLVFGFLYWGLSFLPGQGLRELGQPLGHEAADLLEAIYFSFVTGLSIGFGDVVPNGILRLLAIIEGAACLLVFGAIISKLSSGRQEEMTAEIHRIAFEDRLGRVRTNLHLVVREIQEIAEHCQGGQEPSEALLTRIESAAAVFSGEMRAIHDLLYRPQTIPGEDVMESILAHLDGGLREFAALLQCLSPERRRSAALATNLRTMAGLAEEICGECVPREYAPHLKLWMDRVQSRATGLTVVPS; translated from the coding sequence GTGGGCCTTCTTCAGGAGATGGGCTACACGCGCGTCCGCGCCTTCGATGGCGGGATGGCCGAGTGGAGCGAGGCCGGTCTTCCGGTCGATCGCGGGGCGGAGCTGCCCCGGGCGCCGCACGCGGCTTCGCCGTTCGTCGCCTCCGTTCGAAGCGCGCAGCAACGGCGGCCGAGACCGCTGGCGATCACGGAAACGGTCCCGCGCTCGTGGACGGTCAAGCGACTCCTCGTCACGTGGCTCGCGATCAATCTCGTCTTCGGCTTCCTCTACTGGGGGTTGAGCTTCCTCCCCGGCCAGGGGCTCCGCGAGCTCGGCCAGCCGCTCGGGCACGAGGCGGCCGACCTCCTCGAGGCGATCTACTTCAGCTTCGTCACCGGCCTCTCGATCGGCTTCGGCGACGTCGTGCCGAACGGGATCCTGCGCCTGCTGGCGATCATCGAGGGCGCCGCGTGCCTGCTCGTCTTCGGCGCGATCATCTCGAAGCTCTCCTCGGGGCGGCAGGAGGAGATGACGGCGGAGATCCACCGGATCGCCTTCGAGGACCGGCTCGGCCGCGTCCGGACGAACCTCCACCTGGTCGTGCGCGAGATCCAGGAGATCGCCGAGCACTGCCAGGGTGGCCAGGAGCCGTCGGAGGCGCTCCTCACGCGGATCGAGAGCGCGGCGGCGGTCTTCTCGGGGGAGATGCGGGCGATCCACGACCTGCTCTACCGCCCGCAGACGATCCCCGGCGAGGACGTGATGGAGTCGATCCTCGCGCACCTGGATGGCGGCCTGCGCGAGTTCGCGGCGCTCCTCCAGTGTCTCAGCCCCGAGCGCCGGCGCTCGGCGGCGCTCGCGACGAACCTCAGGACGATGGCCGGCCTCGCCGAGGAGATCTGCGGCGAGTGCGTGCCCCGCGAGTACGCGCCGCACCTCAAGCTCTGGATGGATCGCGTCCAGTCGCGCGCGACGGGATTGACGGTTGTCCCGTCGTAG
- a CDS encoding TMEM175 family protein, with the protein MGRGRLEAFSDGVIAIIITIMVLEMKVPHGVTVDALIPIIPTFLCYVLSFVYVGIYWNNHHHMLHTLERVTASVLWSNLHLLFWLSLFPFATGWMGENHFAALPSALYGVVLLGAGIAYYVLQLTIIASQGPHSRLKAAIGKDWKGKLSPVIYIAGLIATSFAPWLAQALYVSVAIIWLVPDRRIERSFKQHEA; encoded by the coding sequence GTGGGCAGAGGCAGGCTGGAAGCGTTCAGCGACGGCGTCATCGCCATCATCATCACGATCATGGTGCTCGAGATGAAGGTGCCTCACGGCGTCACCGTCGATGCGCTCATTCCGATCATCCCGACCTTCCTCTGCTACGTCCTCAGCTTCGTCTACGTCGGCATCTACTGGAACAACCACCACCACATGCTTCACACCCTCGAGCGGGTGACCGCGTCGGTGCTCTGGAGCAACCTGCATCTCCTCTTCTGGCTCTCGCTCTTCCCCTTCGCGACCGGCTGGATGGGCGAGAACCATTTCGCCGCGCTCCCCTCCGCGCTGTACGGCGTCGTCCTCCTTGGCGCCGGAATCGCCTACTACGTCCTCCAGCTCACGATCATCGCGTCGCAGGGACCGCACTCGAGACTGAAGGCCGCGATCGGCAAGGACTGGAAGGGCAAGCTCTCCCCCGTCATCTATATCGCCGGCCTCATCGCCACGTCGTTCGCGCCGTGGCTCGCGCAGGCGCTCTACGTCAGCGTCGCGATCATCTGGCTCGTGCCGGATCGGCGGATCGAGCGATCGTTCAAGCAGCACGAAGCGTGA
- a CDS encoding CvpA family protein, with the protein MNVLDWILVALFAFGFVMGLMRGFTRILIGILSLLVAFFLANRYQEGLAQVLMGRHVGETPARVAAYLLIFVGTMVAGGLVAFLVGKMLKVAMLSWADRMAGAALGLVAAALAAAFIVHPIVVSTKGGSQLLATSKLAPYVAVVADIGNAVAPDAVAQKYEAGMETLRKVWRGEAAPELDAVKKKITQAVDAGTKATKSAVEKTEKAVSGTPKK; encoded by the coding sequence ATGAACGTTCTCGACTGGATCCTCGTCGCCCTCTTCGCGTTCGGGTTCGTGATGGGGCTGATGCGCGGTTTCACGCGGATCCTGATCGGGATCCTGTCGCTCCTGGTCGCGTTCTTCCTGGCCAACCGGTACCAGGAAGGGCTGGCGCAGGTTCTGATGGGGCGCCACGTCGGTGAGACGCCGGCGCGGGTCGCGGCCTATCTCCTGATCTTCGTCGGGACGATGGTCGCGGGCGGGCTCGTCGCGTTTCTGGTCGGCAAGATGTTGAAGGTCGCGATGCTGTCGTGGGCCGACCGGATGGCGGGGGCGGCGCTCGGGCTCGTCGCGGCCGCGCTGGCGGCGGCGTTCATCGTGCATCCGATCGTCGTGTCGACGAAGGGCGGGTCGCAGCTCCTGGCAACGTCGAAGCTGGCGCCGTACGTGGCGGTCGTCGCCGACATCGGGAACGCTGTCGCGCCGGATGCCGTCGCGCAGAAGTACGAAGCGGGGATGGAGACGCTGCGCAAGGTGTGGCGCGGCGAGGCGGCGCCGGAGCTCGACGCGGTGAAGAAGAAGATCACGCAGGCGGTCGACGCCGGAACGAAGGCGACGAAGTCGGCGGTCGAGAAGACGGAGAAGGCTGTCTCCGGCACGCCGAAAAAATAG
- a CDS encoding alpha/beta fold hydrolase, giving the protein MIPAPRSLVLPVSEAAATLWDAGRPSGVVLVHGLLGRRTMHEIVAIAELLAERHDVLALDVRGHGETPGRFTWGREEWREVAAGVDHLAATGRRVAVVGFSFGGFHAVRAAAHGAPIERLALIGAPADLRVLDHFPLGPKLWRHLPAMRGRGRRRLSAEIPRRSSLRDDELARVKIPVLVVHGEGDWLISERHARRLAGALSASKRLDIPGGFHGEYLVHSHGRELAEALREFLG; this is encoded by the coding sequence TGGGACGCCGGCCGGCCCTCCGGCGTCGTCCTCGTCCACGGCCTCCTCGGCCGGCGCACGATGCACGAGATCGTGGCGATCGCGGAGCTGCTGGCCGAGCGGCACGACGTCCTCGCGCTCGACGTCCGCGGCCACGGCGAGACCCCCGGGCGCTTCACGTGGGGACGGGAGGAGTGGCGCGAGGTCGCGGCAGGGGTCGATCACCTCGCCGCGACCGGGCGGCGGGTCGCGGTGGTCGGTTTTTCGTTCGGGGGGTTCCACGCCGTGAGGGCCGCGGCACACGGGGCGCCGATCGAGCGGCTCGCCCTCATCGGCGCTCCGGCCGATCTTCGCGTCCTCGATCACTTCCCCCTCGGGCCGAAGCTCTGGCGGCACCTTCCGGCGATGCGCGGACGCGGGCGAAGACGCCTGAGCGCGGAGATTCCGCGCCGGAGCAGCCTCCGGGACGACGAGCTCGCCCGGGTCAAGATCCCGGTGCTCGTCGTGCACGGAGAAGGGGACTGGCTCATCTCCGAGCGGCATGCAAGGCGCCTCGCGGGGGCGCTCTCCGCGTCGAAGCGATTGGATATTCCCGGCGGCTTCCACGGCGAGTATCTTGTGCACTCGCACGGCCGCGAGCTGGCCGAGGCGCTGAGGGAGTTCCTGGGATGA
- a CDS encoding molybdopterin-binding protein, whose translation MKPSKPSYRSSRPAPGARRRPSPAPAPKVVVDRQGPLHAEIVVVGRELLRGQVRDGNAGWIAGELTRRGALVHRVTIVDDLERSITNAVSEARHRGVHLIVTTGGLGPALDDRTLAGVAEALNLPLTLSAPARDMVEEAYRALKEARVIGNTGLDRPREKMCMLPVGAEALPNAAGVAPGMLLRLTGGAAVVALPGRPEETRAVFEGAAERLRDLFPLRASAERELEAPTSDESAMRPVLDRLVEEFPGVWIKSHPPAGRRRDPIRVTLQSFAATQKEADTLVEGALRRLLALAGSR comes from the coding sequence GTGAAGCCGTCCAAGCCCTCGTACCGCTCCAGCCGTCCCGCGCCCGGCGCCAGGCGGCGCCCGTCGCCCGCGCCGGCGCCCAAGGTCGTCGTCGACCGCCAGGGACCGCTTCACGCCGAGATCGTCGTGGTGGGGCGTGAGCTGCTCCGCGGCCAGGTCCGGGACGGGAACGCGGGCTGGATCGCCGGCGAGCTGACGCGACGCGGCGCCCTCGTCCACCGCGTCACGATCGTCGACGACCTCGAGCGCTCGATCACGAACGCCGTGAGCGAGGCGCGGCACCGCGGCGTCCACCTGATCGTGACGACGGGAGGCCTCGGGCCGGCGCTCGACGACCGCACCCTCGCCGGTGTCGCCGAGGCGCTCAACCTCCCGCTGACGCTGAGCGCGCCGGCGCGCGACATGGTCGAAGAGGCGTACCGGGCCCTCAAGGAGGCGCGGGTCATCGGGAACACGGGGCTCGACCGCCCGCGCGAGAAGATGTGCATGCTGCCGGTGGGCGCGGAGGCGCTGCCCAACGCCGCCGGCGTCGCGCCCGGGATGCTCCTGCGCCTCACCGGGGGTGCGGCCGTCGTGGCGCTTCCCGGGCGGCCCGAGGAGACGCGCGCCGTCTTCGAGGGCGCCGCGGAGCGCCTGCGTGACCTCTTCCCGCTGCGCGCGTCGGCCGAGCGCGAGCTCGAGGCGCCGACGTCGGACGAATCCGCGATGCGGCCGGTCCTCGACCGTCTCGTCGAGGAGTTTCCCGGCGTGTGGATCAAGTCGCATCCGCCCGCCGGCCGCCGCCGCGACCCGATCCGCGTGACCCTCCAGTCGTTCGCCGCCACCCAGAAGGAAGCCGACACGCTCGTCGAAGGCGCGCTCCGCCGCCTCCTCGCGCTCGCCGGCAGCCGCTGA
- a CDS encoding FAD-dependent thymidylate synthase, which translates to MAEPIPLQVPEGSPEPRIRIVRHFVKPFNTVLTTARTCYSSKGLIEDSDLKPGGEGLARDLYEAGHHTTIQHAYFQFAMENVSRQFLWSFLHAHPFYNSEQVSQRYVKVRKSNCFVPPLTGDARAIYLEGVEQQLAFYRELNQVLLPLAETAYFQRFPARRGKDGYAKEIEKKAQEIARYVLPIATCAYLYHTVSALTILRYWRMCEHADVPYEQKLVVGKMVEALLAIDPEYRRLLEEPVPVEETPEAAFFAARPELASRTVRSEFIAEFDASLGGRMSKLVDWKARAEEETARAVREVLGVPSSRMTDDEAIALACDPSRNATLGQALNVTTFDKLTRAMHHPAYTFRKKISHAGDSQDQRHRMTPASRPMLAAHATGEPDYAVPALVRQDPKVERRYREMMVRVWERIGALQSMGVSDEFALYLLPNAVNVRYTESTDFLNLRHKHVMRLCYLAQEEIWQASVDEAEQVRAVHPRLGAQLLPPCGVRKEAGTKPFCPEGARFCGVPVWNLALEDYRRVI; encoded by the coding sequence ATGGCCGAGCCGATCCCGCTTCAGGTTCCCGAAGGATCCCCCGAGCCGCGCATCCGGATCGTGCGGCACTTCGTCAAGCCGTTCAACACGGTGCTGACGACGGCGCGGACCTGTTATTCGTCGAAGGGCCTCATCGAGGACTCGGATCTAAAGCCGGGAGGTGAGGGGCTTGCCCGCGACCTCTACGAGGCAGGGCACCACACCACGATCCAGCACGCGTACTTCCAGTTCGCGATGGAGAACGTGTCGCGGCAGTTCCTCTGGTCGTTCCTGCACGCGCACCCGTTCTACAACTCGGAGCAGGTGAGCCAGCGCTACGTCAAGGTGCGCAAATCGAACTGCTTTGTACCTCCTTTGACTGGCGACGCGAGGGCGATCTATCTCGAAGGCGTGGAACAGCAGCTCGCCTTCTACCGCGAGCTGAATCAGGTTCTCCTCCCGCTCGCCGAGACGGCGTATTTCCAGCGCTTCCCGGCACGCCGAGGGAAGGACGGCTACGCGAAAGAGATCGAAAAGAAAGCGCAGGAGATCGCGCGCTACGTCCTGCCGATCGCGACGTGCGCGTACCTCTACCACACGGTGTCGGCGCTCACGATCCTGCGGTACTGGAGGATGTGCGAGCACGCCGACGTTCCTTACGAGCAGAAGTTGGTCGTCGGGAAGATGGTCGAGGCGCTCCTCGCGATCGATCCGGAGTACCGGAGGTTGCTCGAGGAGCCGGTGCCGGTCGAGGAGACGCCTGAGGCGGCGTTCTTCGCGGCGCGGCCGGAGCTGGCGTCGCGGACAGTGCGGTCGGAGTTCATCGCCGAGTTCGACGCCTCGCTCGGCGGGAGGATGTCGAAGCTCGTCGACTGGAAGGCGCGGGCGGAGGAAGAGACGGCGCGCGCGGTGCGCGAGGTGCTGGGCGTTCCGTCGTCCAGGATGACCGACGACGAGGCGATCGCGCTGGCGTGCGATCCTTCGCGGAACGCCACGCTCGGTCAGGCGCTGAACGTGACGACGTTTGATAAGCTCACGCGGGCGATGCACCACCCGGCGTACACCTTCCGGAAGAAGATCTCGCACGCAGGCGACTCGCAGGATCAGCGGCACCGGATGACGCCGGCGAGCCGGCCGATGCTCGCGGCGCACGCGACGGGGGAGCCGGACTACGCGGTGCCGGCGCTCGTGCGGCAGGACCCGAAGGTCGAGCGGCGCTACCGCGAGATGATGGTCCGCGTGTGGGAGCGGATCGGCGCGTTGCAGTCGATGGGCGTGTCCGACGAGTTCGCCCTCTACTTGCTGCCCAACGCGGTCAACGTTCGCTACACCGAGTCGACCGACTTTCTGAACCTGCGGCACAAGCACGTCATGCGCCTCTGCTACCTCGCCCAGGAGGAGATCTGGCAGGCGTCGGTCGACGAGGCCGAGCAGGTGCGCGCCGTCCATCCGCGCCTCGGCGCGCAACTTCTGCCGCCGTGCGGCGTGCGTAAAGAGGCTGGGACGAAGCCGTTCTGTCCCGAGGGGGCACGCTTCTGCGGCGTGCCGGTCTGGAACCTCGCGCTCGAAGACTATCGCCGCGTCATCTAG
- the purF gene encoding amidophosphoribosyltransferase codes for MCGFIGVIGADDAVREIYDGLVAIQHRGQDAAGIITYDGGRFHVKKGEGLVRDIFTAANVDRLKGNLGLGHVRYPTVGSGGGEDAQPFTVNFPFGIAMAHNGNVANYEELRGDLEHDSLRVLYSGCDVEVILNVFAGALARSANGIFTTAAYHAAVKEVYRTVRGAYSVVGFIAGHGLFAFRDPYGIKPIAVGRRATQGGYAYAVASESVVLSTTDFELIPGCAPGEALFIDLEGTMSREQVAEPRHHPCVFEFVYFARPDSYLEGISVYEARIRMGERLAKVFIDEGHTADVVVPIPDSARTAALSMAQALKVPYREGLVKNRYVGRTFIMPSDGERKRSLRHKLNAIGEEFRGKDVLLVDDSIVRGHTSKQIVQLVRQAGARRVLFASMSPPLIHPCVYGIDMSTRREFIARDRTHAEVAHEIGADAVIYQTLDDLVGAVIEKNPEIPRMCTACFSGDYPTGDITSSMLLQIEHERIAQEH; via the coding sequence ATGTGCGGGTTCATCGGCGTCATCGGTGCGGACGACGCGGTCCGTGAGATCTACGACGGACTGGTCGCGATCCAGCACCGCGGCCAAGACGCGGCGGGGATCATCACGTACGACGGCGGCCGGTTCCACGTCAAGAAGGGCGAAGGGCTGGTCCGCGACATCTTCACCGCCGCGAACGTCGATCGTCTGAAAGGCAACCTCGGCCTCGGCCACGTCCGCTACCCCACGGTCGGGTCCGGCGGAGGCGAGGACGCGCAGCCGTTCACGGTGAACTTCCCGTTCGGCATCGCGATGGCCCACAACGGCAACGTCGCCAACTACGAAGAGCTCCGCGGCGACCTCGAGCACGACTCGCTCCGCGTCCTCTACTCCGGCTGCGACGTCGAGGTGATCTTGAACGTCTTCGCCGGCGCCCTCGCGCGCTCGGCGAACGGCATCTTCACCACCGCCGCGTACCACGCCGCCGTCAAAGAGGTCTACCGCACCGTCCGCGGCGCCTACAGCGTCGTCGGCTTCATCGCCGGCCACGGCCTCTTCGCCTTCCGCGACCCGTACGGGATCAAGCCGATCGCCGTCGGAAGACGCGCCACGCAAGGGGGCTACGCCTACGCCGTCGCCTCCGAGAGCGTCGTGCTCTCCACGACCGACTTCGAGCTGATCCCTGGCTGCGCCCCCGGCGAGGCGCTCTTCATCGACCTCGAGGGCACGATGAGCCGCGAGCAGGTCGCGGAGCCGCGCCATCACCCGTGCGTCTTCGAGTTCGTCTACTTCGCGCGCCCCGACTCGTACCTCGAGGGGATCTCGGTCTACGAGGCCCGCATCCGGATGGGCGAGCGCCTCGCCAAGGTCTTCATCGACGAAGGCCACACCGCCGACGTCGTCGTCCCGATCCCGGACTCCGCGCGTACCGCCGCGCTTTCGATGGCGCAAGCGCTGAAGGTCCCGTATCGGGAAGGGCTCGTCAAGAACCGCTACGTCGGCCGCACCTTCATCATGCCGTCGGACGGCGAGCGCAAGCGCTCGCTCCGCCACAAGCTGAACGCCATCGGGGAAGAGTTCAGGGGCAAGGACGTCCTCCTCGTCGACGACTCGATCGTGCGCGGCCACACGAGCAAGCAGATCGTGCAACTCGTCCGCCAGGCCGGCGCCCGGCGCGTCCTCTTCGCCTCGATGTCGCCGCCGCTCATCCACCCCTGCGTCTACGGGATCGACATGAGCACGCGCCGCGAGTTCATCGCGCGCGACCGGACGCACGCCGAGGTCGCGCACGAGATCGGCGCAGATGCCGTCATCTATCAGACGCTCGACGATCTCGTCGGTGCCGTCATCGAGAAGAACCCCGAGATCCCGCGCATGTGCACCGCGTGCTTCTCGGGCGATTACCCGACCGGCGACATCACGTCGTCGATGCTCCTCCAGATCGAGCACGAGCGGATCGCGCAGGAGCACTGA
- a CDS encoding patatin-like phospholipase family protein produces MRRSILAALAACAVFSNGIADEPPAHRPKVVLVLSGGGARGSAHIGVLKVLEEYHVPVDMIVGTSMGSIVGGLYASGWTSKEIEDQIITINWGGVFNDRLTRQEMTFRRKDEQSRFLIPIKLRFRDWKPYIPPAVIGGQNLELLFQGLEIQTTGERDFDKLPIPYRAVASDLATGKAVVLGSGSLSDAMRASMALPGIFPPIILDGRELSDGGMAANFPVRIARALGADVVIGVDITSPLRKKEELGNILTRIDQVTGLLTNANKEADMAAVKPQDIILVPELSDISFSDFDKAEETIGRGENAAHEAEARLRALAVSDEEWQAYVAKHHKRPAADLVVDKVVIKNTGPLNDAIVERRIKIPTGVPLDQPALEKQIQYLYGMDVFGPIGHTFDRTDETGTLTIDVPPKPYSRNSLQFGGFMASDFAGDFQFDLIASHIFNPFNRSGGEWRNILQFGTNTLVSTEYYQPLEPSLAWVFDGKAGYRRDIANFYTDQGDAVAQYVFETTNIGAGFGRVLGRWGELSAGAFRDWGQGRRRIGDDVFPAVSTDDAGFEAQFRVDTLDTITWPRQGTHLNALYRRSLEGMGAQETGDFVKADALQVFELGRNIISIGAEISDLVNGAVTYDNAYELGGLFRLSGLQPNQLVGSRGGIARLMYYRELTRFSLGSLTQRMYAGVSAEAGNVYVEGDPVTVKSLRTAGSLFIGADTVLGPAYIGYGREQSGQNAAYLIIGQRF; encoded by the coding sequence ATGAGACGCTCGATCCTCGCGGCGCTCGCCGCATGCGCCGTGTTCTCGAACGGGATCGCCGACGAGCCTCCCGCCCATCGCCCCAAGGTCGTTCTCGTCCTCTCCGGCGGCGGCGCGCGCGGGAGCGCGCACATCGGCGTCCTCAAGGTCCTCGAGGAATACCACGTCCCCGTCGACATGATCGTCGGCACGAGCATGGGCTCGATCGTCGGCGGCCTCTACGCGTCGGGCTGGACCTCGAAGGAGATCGAAGACCAGATCATCACGATCAACTGGGGCGGGGTCTTCAACGACCGCCTCACCCGGCAAGAGATGACCTTCCGCCGCAAGGACGAGCAGTCGCGCTTCCTCATTCCGATCAAGCTCCGGTTCCGCGACTGGAAGCCGTACATCCCTCCCGCGGTCATCGGCGGTCAGAACCTCGAGCTGCTCTTCCAGGGGCTCGAGATCCAGACGACCGGCGAGCGCGACTTCGACAAGCTGCCGATCCCGTATCGCGCCGTCGCGTCCGATCTCGCCACCGGCAAGGCGGTCGTGCTCGGGAGCGGCTCGCTCTCCGACGCGATGCGCGCGAGCATGGCGCTGCCGGGGATCTTTCCGCCGATCATCCTCGACGGCCGCGAGCTCTCCGACGGCGGCATGGCGGCGAATTTCCCCGTCCGCATCGCGCGCGCGCTCGGCGCCGACGTGGTGATCGGCGTCGACATCACGAGCCCCCTCCGCAAGAAAGAAGAGCTGGGGAACATCCTCACCCGCATCGACCAGGTCACGGGCCTCCTCACGAACGCCAACAAAGAAGCCGACATGGCGGCGGTGAAGCCTCAGGACATCATCCTCGTCCCCGAGCTGAGCGACATCTCGTTCTCCGACTTCGACAAGGCGGAGGAGACGATCGGCCGCGGCGAGAACGCGGCTCACGAGGCCGAAGCGCGCCTCCGGGCGCTCGCGGTGTCCGACGAGGAGTGGCAAGCGTACGTGGCGAAGCACCACAAGCGCCCCGCCGCCGACCTGGTCGTCGACAAGGTCGTCATCAAGAACACCGGTCCGCTGAACGACGCGATCGTCGAACGGCGAATCAAGATACCGACCGGCGTCCCGCTCGATCAGCCGGCTCTGGAGAAGCAGATCCAGTACCTCTACGGGATGGACGTCTTCGGCCCGATCGGCCACACATTCGACCGCACCGACGAAACCGGCACGCTCACGATCGACGTCCCCCCGAAGCCGTACAGCCGGAACAGCCTCCAGTTCGGCGGCTTCATGGCTTCCGACTTCGCGGGAGACTTCCAGTTCGATCTCATCGCCAGCCACATCTTCAACCCGTTCAACCGCAGCGGCGGCGAGTGGCGGAACATCCTCCAGTTCGGGACGAACACGCTCGTCTCGACCGAGTACTACCAGCCGCTCGAGCCGAGCCTCGCGTGGGTCTTCGATGGAAAGGCCGGGTACCGCCGCGACATCGCCAACTTCTACACCGACCAAGGGGACGCGGTCGCCCAGTACGTGTTCGAGACGACCAACATCGGAGCGGGTTTCGGGCGCGTGCTCGGGCGATGGGGCGAGCTCTCCGCCGGAGCGTTCCGGGATTGGGGCCAGGGGCGGCGGCGCATCGGGGACGACGTCTTTCCGGCGGTGAGCACCGACGACGCCGGATTCGAGGCGCAGTTCCGCGTCGACACGCTCGACACGATCACCTGGCCGCGCCAGGGCACGCACCTGAACGCGCTCTACCGGCGCTCCCTCGAGGGGATGGGCGCGCAGGAGACCGGCGATTTCGTCAAGGCGGACGCCCTGCAGGTGTTCGAGCTCGGAAGGAACATCATCTCCATCGGGGCGGAGATAAGCGATCTCGTGAACGGCGCCGTGACCTACGACAACGCCTACGAGCTCGGCGGCCTGTTCCGTCTTTCCGGGTTGCAGCCGAACCAGCTCGTCGGGTCGCGCGGAGGGATCGCGCGGCTCATGTACTACCGCGAGCTGACGAGGTTCAGCCTCGGCTCCCTGACGCAGCGCATGTACGCCGGCGTGTCGGCGGAGGCCGGAAACGTTTACGTCGAGGGTGACCCGGTGACCGTGAAGTCGCTCCGGACCGCCGGCTCGCTCTTCATCGGCGCCGACACCGTGCTCGGTCCGGCATACATCGGTTACGGGCGCGAGCAGAGCGGCCAGAACGCCGCGTATCTGATCATCGGGCAAAGGTTCTGA